Proteins found in one Triticum aestivum cultivar Chinese Spring chromosome 4D, IWGSC CS RefSeq v2.1, whole genome shotgun sequence genomic segment:
- the LOC123100025 gene encoding uncharacterized protein Mb0911c, whose translation MASGAVRPKLAYIVCYVKDVPKSAAFYADAFGYSVRRVDDSHKWAELDTGSTTIAFTPLHQRETDALTGEVQLPKSPRERGPVEICFDYDDVDAAYRRAVENGAVPVSAPEQKNWGQKVGYVRDCDGITVRLGSHVRE comes from the exons ATGGCGTCTGGGGCGGTGAGACCTAAGCTCGCGTACATCGTGTGTTACGTCAAAGACGTGCCCAAGTCGGCCGCCTTCTACGCCGACGCCTTCGGCTACAGCGTCCGCCGCGTCGACGACTCTCACAA GTGGGCGGAGCTGGACACCGGCTCGACGACCATCGCGTTCACGCCGCTGCACCAGAGGGAGACGGACGCACTCACGGGCGAGGTGCAGCTGCCCAAGTCGCCCCGCGAGCGAGGGCCCGTGGAGATCTGCTTCGACTACGACGACGTCGACGCCGCGTACCGGCGGGCCGTGGAGAACGGGGCGGTGCCGGTGAGCGCGCCGGAGCAGAAAAACTGGGGGCAGAAGGTCGGCTACGTCAGGGACTGTGACGGGATCACCGTGCGCCTTGGGAGCCACGTCCGCGAGTAG
- the LOC123100027 gene encoding uncharacterized protein — translation MSGAQGAQPKGAFTATTYRSAAAPDGAEECQQQQSPRTELRSSKDEHGLPVKMLEEKVEDASGKGGPVFGAGAEDGKPDLGVTGTGGG, via the coding sequence ATGTCTGGAGCCCAAGGCGCACAGCCCAAGGGAGCTTTCACGGCGACCACGTACAGGTCGGCGGCAGCTCCCGACGGCGCGGAGGAGTGCCAGCAGCAGCAGTCGCCAAGGACAGAGCTACGCTCGAGCAAGGACGAGCATGGGTTACCGGTGAAGATGCTCGAGGAGAAGGTCGAGGACGCCTCTGGGAAGGGCGGCCCGGTGTTCGGCGCCGGCGCGGAGGACGGCAAGCCGGACCTGGGCGTCACAGGCACCGGCGGAGGCTAA